A genome region from Rhodopseudomonas boonkerdii includes the following:
- a CDS encoding lipocalin-like domain-containing protein, whose translation MLTSLTAPRALAQGFAGLGRDSGDFAPVVAGRTLAFPADHGPHPDFRIEWWYLTANLADAAGHAYGAQWTLFRQAMAPDARDNGWATPQIWMGHAAVTSATAHRSAETFARGGIGQAGVTATPFRAWIDAWEMRGLDRFTDMNVAPLDVAASAENFSYRLRLDANQSLVLQGDSGYSRKSERGQASYYYSQPYFTASGSATIDGKDIAVTGRAWMDREFSSQPLASDQTGWDWFSLHLPGDEKLMLFRLRQKDGSHYFAGNWISANGKSEQLASDAIAMTSTVTTDIAGRKIPTAWHVSIASRGLQIETTPLNAQSWMATSFAYWEGPVHFSGTHDGVGYLEMTGY comes from the coding sequence ATGCTGACGAGCCTGACGGCCCCGCGCGCTCTGGCTCAGGGATTTGCAGGCCTTGGCCGCGATTCCGGAGACTTTGCTCCCGTTGTGGCCGGCCGGACTCTGGCTTTTCCTGCCGATCACGGTCCGCACCCCGATTTCCGCATTGAGTGGTGGTACCTCACCGCCAATCTCGCCGATGCTGCGGGCCATGCCTATGGCGCGCAATGGACGCTGTTCCGGCAGGCGATGGCACCTGACGCACGAGACAACGGCTGGGCGACGCCGCAGATCTGGATGGGCCATGCCGCCGTGACGTCGGCAACGGCGCATCGCTCCGCAGAAACGTTCGCCCGCGGCGGCATTGGACAAGCGGGTGTCACGGCAACCCCGTTCCGCGCCTGGATCGATGCGTGGGAGATGCGCGGGCTCGATCGCTTCACCGATATGAACGTGGCCCCACTCGATGTCGCGGCGTCGGCCGAAAATTTCAGTTACCGGCTTCGCCTCGACGCGAACCAGTCTTTGGTGCTGCAGGGCGATTCCGGTTACAGCCGTAAATCGGAGCGCGGCCAAGCGTCCTACTATTACAGCCAGCCTTACTTCACCGCATCGGGGTCGGCCACGATTGACGGCAAGGATATCGCCGTCACGGGCCGCGCCTGGATGGACCGCGAATTTTCCAGCCAACCGCTGGCCTCGGATCAAACCGGCTGGGACTGGTTTTCGCTGCATCTGCCCGGAGATGAGAAACTGATGCTGTTTCGGCTTCGGCAGAAGGACGGCAGCCACTATTTTGCTGGCAACTGGATCTCGGCGAACGGCAAGTCCGAGCAATTGGCATCCGACGCGATCGCAATGACGTCGACGGTTACAACAGATATCGCAGGCCGCAAGATTCCTACCGCCTGGCACGTCTCTATCGCATCACGCGGGTTACAGATCGAAACGACGCCGCTCAATGCTCAAAGCTGGATGGCGACGAGCTTCGCCTATTGGGAGGGGCCGGTACATTTCAGCGGCACACATGACGGCGTCGGCTATCTGGAAATGACGGGATATTGA
- a CDS encoding ABC transporter permease: MRRALWVLAVLLSHWRRHPLQFATVMIGLIAATALWSGVQALNQQARTSYDRAAAAFGGMRTPMLVSPGGGAFSQKLFVDLRRAGWPVSPVLEARAQIEGRSVRLLGIEPVTMPPEAGAAAEIGTSGAQAFITPPGQALIARETMTELGLREGATPTLGNGRMLPPLKLQPALAPGVIVVDIGIAQTLLALPDQVTRLLIGKAKGPRAALDSVTGQQLRIVQPESETDLERLTDSFHLNLTAFGLLSFFVGLFIVNSAIGLGFEQRLPMLRTLRACGVSARQLNAVLILELVSIALLAGIIGLICGYVIAASLLPDVAASLRGLYGAQIPGQLTLKPQWWLAGLAISVSGALLAAISSLLKAARLPLLATAQPYAWQQVQQRWLRLQGAGAVLVLAAAAIVLWFGGSLIAGFTVLAALLLGAALALPVLLGLVLAAGERNTRRPLLAWFWADSRLQLSGLSLALMALLLALAVNVGVGTMVESFSRTFTGWLDGRLSSEIYINAASDAQAGEIQDWLKQRSDVQAILPGSRAEVQLEGAPVEINGLPDHATFRDRWPLLDATHDAWDRVRDGDGALISEQLSRRMNLAIGQTITVPTPAGPWTMRIAAIYADYGNPKGQLAVNVDALLKHFPESPRTRMGLRVTPENVPAVIDAIRMRFGLDGRNLADQASVKKESLGIFNRTFAVTSALNAFTLGVAGVALLTSLLTLGNSRLPQLAPLWAIGLTRRRLAGIELLKTMCMALITSLLALPLGLLVAWCLIAIVNVKAFGWRLPFYVFPLQLIELLGVAMLAALLASLLPILRLLRMQPVELVKVFANER, from the coding sequence GAGGCGCGCGCTCTGGGTTCTCGCCGTGTTGCTCAGCCACTGGCGTCGGCATCCGCTGCAGTTCGCCACGGTTATGATCGGACTGATCGCTGCCACGGCCCTCTGGAGCGGCGTGCAGGCGCTGAACCAGCAAGCGCGCACAAGCTATGACCGCGCCGCAGCGGCCTTCGGCGGCATGCGGACACCGATGCTGGTATCGCCGGGCGGCGGCGCGTTCTCACAAAAACTGTTCGTCGATCTACGCCGCGCAGGCTGGCCGGTGTCGCCCGTGCTGGAAGCGCGCGCGCAGATCGAAGGTCGCAGCGTGCGCCTGCTCGGCATCGAGCCGGTGACCATGCCACCGGAAGCCGGTGCCGCCGCCGAAATCGGCACTTCCGGCGCGCAGGCCTTCATCACCCCGCCCGGACAGGCCTTGATCGCACGCGAGACGATGACCGAACTCGGTTTGCGCGAGGGCGCAACGCCGACACTCGGCAATGGCCGCATGCTGCCGCCGCTGAAACTGCAGCCTGCCTTGGCACCGGGCGTTATCGTGGTCGATATCGGGATCGCGCAGACGCTGCTGGCGCTGCCCGATCAGGTCACTCGGCTCTTGATCGGCAAAGCAAAAGGTCCCCGCGCTGCCTTGGACAGCGTAACCGGGCAGCAGCTCCGCATCGTGCAACCCGAAAGTGAGACAGACCTCGAGCGCCTCACCGACAGCTTCCATCTCAACCTCACCGCCTTCGGCCTACTGTCCTTTTTCGTCGGCTTGTTCATCGTCAACTCCGCCATCGGCCTCGGCTTCGAGCAACGCTTGCCGATGCTGCGCACCTTGCGCGCCTGTGGCGTCTCGGCGCGGCAGCTGAATGCCGTACTGATCCTCGAACTCGTTTCCATCGCGCTACTTGCGGGCATCATCGGTCTCATCTGTGGCTATGTTATCGCCGCCTCGCTGCTGCCCGATGTCGCCGCCAGCCTGCGTGGACTCTATGGCGCGCAGATCCCCGGACAGCTGACCTTGAAGCCACAATGGTGGCTGGCCGGTCTCGCCATCTCGGTGAGCGGCGCACTACTGGCCGCAATATCAAGTCTGCTCAAGGCCGCGCGCCTGCCGCTGCTCGCGACCGCGCAGCCCTATGCCTGGCAGCAGGTCCAGCAACGCTGGCTGCGGCTGCAGGGCGCCGGCGCGGTGCTCGTCCTCGCCGCCGCCGCCATCGTGCTGTGGTTCGGTGGCTCCCTGATTGCCGGCTTCACCGTTCTCGCTGCTCTGCTTCTTGGTGCTGCGCTCGCGCTTCCGGTGCTGCTCGGTCTGGTACTAGCTGCCGGCGAGCGCAACACGCGACGACCGCTACTCGCCTGGTTCTGGGCCGACAGCCGTCTGCAGCTCTCCGGCCTCTCGCTGGCGCTGATGGCCCTGCTGCTGGCACTCGCCGTCAATGTCGGCGTCGGCACCATGGTCGAGAGCTTCAGCCGCACCTTCACCGGCTGGCTCGATGGACGGTTGTCATCCGAGATCTACATCAACGCCGCGAGCGATGCGCAGGCCGGCGAGATCCAAGACTGGCTGAAGCAGCGTTCCGACGTGCAAGCGATCTTGCCAGGTAGTCGCGCTGAAGTTCAGCTCGAAGGCGCGCCGGTGGAAATCAACGGATTGCCCGATCATGCGACCTTCCGCGATCGCTGGCCGCTCCTCGATGCGACCCATGATGCATGGGATCGAGTCCGTGATGGCGATGGCGCACTGATCAGCGAGCAATTATCGCGGCGGATGAACCTTGCCATCGGCCAGACGATCACCGTGCCGACGCCAGCCGGCCCCTGGACCATGCGGATCGCCGCCATCTATGCCGATTACGGCAATCCGAAGGGACAGCTTGCCGTCAATGTCGATGCGCTGCTGAAACATTTTCCCGAAAGTCCGCGGACCCGCATGGGTCTGCGGGTCACGCCGGAAAATGTGCCCGCAGTGATCGACGCTATCCGCATGCGCTTCGGCCTGGACGGGCGGAATCTCGCCGATCAGGCCAGCGTGAAGAAGGAGTCGCTCGGCATCTTCAATCGCACGTTCGCCGTCACTTCCGCGCTCAATGCCTTCACGCTCGGCGTTGCCGGCGTGGCGCTGCTGACCAGCTTGCTGACCCTGGGCAATTCGCGCTTGCCTCAGCTCGCGCCGCTCTGGGCCATCGGCCTGACGCGACGGCGACTCGCAGGCATCGAACTGCTGAAGACCATGTGTATGGCGCTAATCACCTCGCTGCTGGCGCTACCGCTCGGCCTGCTGGTGGCATGGTGCCTGATCGCCATCGTCAATGTGAAGGCATTTGGCTGGCGTCTGCCGTTTTACGTCTTCCCGCTGCAGCTGATCGAACTGCTGGGCGTTGCCATGCTGGCGGCGCTGCTTGCATCGCTGCTTCCCATCCTGCGGCTGCTGCGCATGCAGCCTGTCGAACTCGTGAAAGTATTCGCCAATGAGCGTTAG